The proteins below are encoded in one region of Oncorhynchus gorbuscha isolate QuinsamMale2020 ecotype Even-year linkage group LG01, OgorEven_v1.0, whole genome shotgun sequence:
- the LOC124032014 gene encoding ubiquitin-conjugating enzyme E2 Q2-like isoform X2 codes for MSVSGLKAELKFLESIFDPNHERFRIIDWKPDELSCQFNVTGEKLLIIHCNITEAYPSTPPIWFVDSDDPSLTEVLERLEDVRKGTSLLLQQLKRLICDLCRLYNLPQHPDVEMLDQPLPAGPINPERKHGPADEVTSEEEEEEEMGEDIEDLDHYEMKEEEPVHGKKSEDDGIEKENLAILEKIRKNQRQDHLNVSAHSGAVSGSVQASDRLMKELREIYRSQSYKTGIYSVELVNDSLYEWHVKIRTVDPDSPLHSDLQVLKEKEGVDYILLSFSYKDNFPFDPPFVRVVSPVLSGGYVLGGGALCMELLTKQGWSSAYSIESVIMQINATLVKGKARVQFGANKNQYSLARAQQSYKSLVQIHEKNGWYTPPKEDG; via the exons ATGTCGGTTTCGGGTCTGAAGGCCGAATTGAAGTTTTTGGAGTCAATTTTTGACCCAAACCACGAACGTTTCAGAATTATCGATTGGAAGCCCGACGAGCTTAGTTGTCAGTTTAACGTAACCGGTGAAAAACTGCTGATAATACATTGCAACATCACG gaGGCATACCCCTCTACACCTCCAATCTGGTTTGTTGACTCTGATGATCCAAGTCTGACAGAGGTGTTGGAGCGCTTGGAAGATGTTAGAAAAGGAACATCTTTG CTCCTGCAGCAGCTGAAGCGTCTCATCTGTGACCTGTGTCGACTGTACAACCTGCCCCAGCACCCAGATGTTGAGATGCTAGATCAGCCCCTCCCTGCTGGGCCCATCAACCCAGAGCGCAAG CATGGACCAGCAGATGAAGTGAcatccgaggaggaggaggaggaagagatgggcgag GACATTGAAGACCTGGACCACTatgagatgaaggaggaggagccTGTACATGGGAAGAAGTCGGAGGACGACGGGATTGAGAAG gagaACCTGGCCATCCTCGAGAAGATCCGTAAGAACCAGAGGCAGGACCACTTGAACGTAAGTGCTCATTCG GGTGCCGTTTCTGGTTCAGTTCAGGCGTCTGATCGTCTCATGAAGGAACTCAGGGAGATCTACAGATCGCAGAGTTACAAGACAG GTATTTATTCGGTGGAGCTAGTCAATGACAGCCTTTATGAGTGGCACGTCAAAATAAGAAC GGTAGACCCAGATAGTCCGTTGCATAGTGACTTGCAGGTTCTGAAGGAAAAGGAAGGGGTGGACTACATTCTGCTCAGTTTCTCATATAAA GATAACTTTCCTTTTGATCCACCGTTCGTACGGGTCGTCTCTCCTGTGCTGTCCGGAGG GTACGTTCTTGGCGGAGGGGCCTTATGTATGGAGCTTCTCACAAAGCAG GGCTGGAGCAGTGCCTATTCCATTGAGTCTGTCATCATGCAGATCAATGCGACCCTAGTCAAAGGAAAAGCCAGGGTGCAGTTCGGAGCCAATAAG AATCAGTACAGTCTGGCCAGGGCACAACAGTCATACAAATCCCTGGTGCAGATTCACGAAAAGAATG gcTGGTACACACCTCCTAAAGAAGATGGGTAA
- the LOC124032014 gene encoding ubiquitin-conjugating enzyme E2 Q2-like isoform X1: MSVSGLKAELKFLESIFDPNHERFRIIDWKPDELSCQFNVTGEKLLIIHCNITEAYPSTPPIWFVDSDDPSLTEVLERLEDVRKGTSLLLQQLKRLICDLCRLYNLPQHPDVEMLDQPLPAGPINPERKHGPADEVTSEEEEEEEMGEQDIEDLDHYEMKEEEPVHGKKSEDDGIEKENLAILEKIRKNQRQDHLNVSAHSGAVSGSVQASDRLMKELREIYRSQSYKTGIYSVELVNDSLYEWHVKIRTVDPDSPLHSDLQVLKEKEGVDYILLSFSYKDNFPFDPPFVRVVSPVLSGGYVLGGGALCMELLTKQGWSSAYSIESVIMQINATLVKGKARVQFGANKNQYSLARAQQSYKSLVQIHEKNGWYTPPKEDG, translated from the exons ATGTCGGTTTCGGGTCTGAAGGCCGAATTGAAGTTTTTGGAGTCAATTTTTGACCCAAACCACGAACGTTTCAGAATTATCGATTGGAAGCCCGACGAGCTTAGTTGTCAGTTTAACGTAACCGGTGAAAAACTGCTGATAATACATTGCAACATCACG gaGGCATACCCCTCTACACCTCCAATCTGGTTTGTTGACTCTGATGATCCAAGTCTGACAGAGGTGTTGGAGCGCTTGGAAGATGTTAGAAAAGGAACATCTTTG CTCCTGCAGCAGCTGAAGCGTCTCATCTGTGACCTGTGTCGACTGTACAACCTGCCCCAGCACCCAGATGTTGAGATGCTAGATCAGCCCCTCCCTGCTGGGCCCATCAACCCAGAGCGCAAG CATGGACCAGCAGATGAAGTGAcatccgaggaggaggaggaggaagagatgggcgag CAGGACATTGAAGACCTGGACCACTatgagatgaaggaggaggagccTGTACATGGGAAGAAGTCGGAGGACGACGGGATTGAGAAG gagaACCTGGCCATCCTCGAGAAGATCCGTAAGAACCAGAGGCAGGACCACTTGAACGTAAGTGCTCATTCG GGTGCCGTTTCTGGTTCAGTTCAGGCGTCTGATCGTCTCATGAAGGAACTCAGGGAGATCTACAGATCGCAGAGTTACAAGACAG GTATTTATTCGGTGGAGCTAGTCAATGACAGCCTTTATGAGTGGCACGTCAAAATAAGAAC GGTAGACCCAGATAGTCCGTTGCATAGTGACTTGCAGGTTCTGAAGGAAAAGGAAGGGGTGGACTACATTCTGCTCAGTTTCTCATATAAA GATAACTTTCCTTTTGATCCACCGTTCGTACGGGTCGTCTCTCCTGTGCTGTCCGGAGG GTACGTTCTTGGCGGAGGGGCCTTATGTATGGAGCTTCTCACAAAGCAG GGCTGGAGCAGTGCCTATTCCATTGAGTCTGTCATCATGCAGATCAATGCGACCCTAGTCAAAGGAAAAGCCAGGGTGCAGTTCGGAGCCAATAAG AATCAGTACAGTCTGGCCAGGGCACAACAGTCATACAAATCCCTGGTGCAGATTCACGAAAAGAATG gcTGGTACACACCTCCTAAAGAAGATGGGTAA
- the LOC124032014 gene encoding ubiquitin-conjugating enzyme E2 Q2-like isoform X4 — MSVSGLKAELKFLESIFDPNHERFRIIDWKPDELSCQFNVTGEKLLIIHCNITEAYPSTPPIWFVDSDDPSLTEVLERLEDVRKGTSLLLQQLKRLICDLCRLYNLPQHPDVEMLDQPLPAGPINPERKHGPADEVTSEEEEEEEMGEDIEDLDHYEMKEEEPVHGKKSEDDGIEKENLAILEKIRKNQRQDHLNGAVSGSVQASDRLMKELREIYRSQSYKTGIYSVELVNDSLYEWHVKIRTVDPDSPLHSDLQVLKEKEGVDYILLSFSYKDNFPFDPPFVRVVSPVLSGGYVLGGGALCMELLTKQGWSSAYSIESVIMQINATLVKGKARVQFGANKNQYSLARAQQSYKSLVQIHEKNGWYTPPKEDG, encoded by the exons ATGTCGGTTTCGGGTCTGAAGGCCGAATTGAAGTTTTTGGAGTCAATTTTTGACCCAAACCACGAACGTTTCAGAATTATCGATTGGAAGCCCGACGAGCTTAGTTGTCAGTTTAACGTAACCGGTGAAAAACTGCTGATAATACATTGCAACATCACG gaGGCATACCCCTCTACACCTCCAATCTGGTTTGTTGACTCTGATGATCCAAGTCTGACAGAGGTGTTGGAGCGCTTGGAAGATGTTAGAAAAGGAACATCTTTG CTCCTGCAGCAGCTGAAGCGTCTCATCTGTGACCTGTGTCGACTGTACAACCTGCCCCAGCACCCAGATGTTGAGATGCTAGATCAGCCCCTCCCTGCTGGGCCCATCAACCCAGAGCGCAAG CATGGACCAGCAGATGAAGTGAcatccgaggaggaggaggaggaagagatgggcgag GACATTGAAGACCTGGACCACTatgagatgaaggaggaggagccTGTACATGGGAAGAAGTCGGAGGACGACGGGATTGAGAAG gagaACCTGGCCATCCTCGAGAAGATCCGTAAGAACCAGAGGCAGGACCACTTGAAC GGTGCCGTTTCTGGTTCAGTTCAGGCGTCTGATCGTCTCATGAAGGAACTCAGGGAGATCTACAGATCGCAGAGTTACAAGACAG GTATTTATTCGGTGGAGCTAGTCAATGACAGCCTTTATGAGTGGCACGTCAAAATAAGAAC GGTAGACCCAGATAGTCCGTTGCATAGTGACTTGCAGGTTCTGAAGGAAAAGGAAGGGGTGGACTACATTCTGCTCAGTTTCTCATATAAA GATAACTTTCCTTTTGATCCACCGTTCGTACGGGTCGTCTCTCCTGTGCTGTCCGGAGG GTACGTTCTTGGCGGAGGGGCCTTATGTATGGAGCTTCTCACAAAGCAG GGCTGGAGCAGTGCCTATTCCATTGAGTCTGTCATCATGCAGATCAATGCGACCCTAGTCAAAGGAAAAGCCAGGGTGCAGTTCGGAGCCAATAAG AATCAGTACAGTCTGGCCAGGGCACAACAGTCATACAAATCCCTGGTGCAGATTCACGAAAAGAATG gcTGGTACACACCTCCTAAAGAAGATGGGTAA
- the LOC124032014 gene encoding ubiquitin-conjugating enzyme E2 Q2-like isoform X3 produces the protein MSVSGLKAELKFLESIFDPNHERFRIIDWKPDELSCQFNVTGEKLLIIHCNITEAYPSTPPIWFVDSDDPSLTEVLERLEDVRKGTSLLLQQLKRLICDLCRLYNLPQHPDVEMLDQPLPAGPINPERKHGPADEVTSEEEEEEEMGEQDIEDLDHYEMKEEEPVHGKKSEDDGIEKENLAILEKIRKNQRQDHLNGAVSGSVQASDRLMKELREIYRSQSYKTGIYSVELVNDSLYEWHVKIRTVDPDSPLHSDLQVLKEKEGVDYILLSFSYKDNFPFDPPFVRVVSPVLSGGYVLGGGALCMELLTKQGWSSAYSIESVIMQINATLVKGKARVQFGANKNQYSLARAQQSYKSLVQIHEKNGWYTPPKEDG, from the exons ATGTCGGTTTCGGGTCTGAAGGCCGAATTGAAGTTTTTGGAGTCAATTTTTGACCCAAACCACGAACGTTTCAGAATTATCGATTGGAAGCCCGACGAGCTTAGTTGTCAGTTTAACGTAACCGGTGAAAAACTGCTGATAATACATTGCAACATCACG gaGGCATACCCCTCTACACCTCCAATCTGGTTTGTTGACTCTGATGATCCAAGTCTGACAGAGGTGTTGGAGCGCTTGGAAGATGTTAGAAAAGGAACATCTTTG CTCCTGCAGCAGCTGAAGCGTCTCATCTGTGACCTGTGTCGACTGTACAACCTGCCCCAGCACCCAGATGTTGAGATGCTAGATCAGCCCCTCCCTGCTGGGCCCATCAACCCAGAGCGCAAG CATGGACCAGCAGATGAAGTGAcatccgaggaggaggaggaggaagagatgggcgag CAGGACATTGAAGACCTGGACCACTatgagatgaaggaggaggagccTGTACATGGGAAGAAGTCGGAGGACGACGGGATTGAGAAG gagaACCTGGCCATCCTCGAGAAGATCCGTAAGAACCAGAGGCAGGACCACTTGAAC GGTGCCGTTTCTGGTTCAGTTCAGGCGTCTGATCGTCTCATGAAGGAACTCAGGGAGATCTACAGATCGCAGAGTTACAAGACAG GTATTTATTCGGTGGAGCTAGTCAATGACAGCCTTTATGAGTGGCACGTCAAAATAAGAAC GGTAGACCCAGATAGTCCGTTGCATAGTGACTTGCAGGTTCTGAAGGAAAAGGAAGGGGTGGACTACATTCTGCTCAGTTTCTCATATAAA GATAACTTTCCTTTTGATCCACCGTTCGTACGGGTCGTCTCTCCTGTGCTGTCCGGAGG GTACGTTCTTGGCGGAGGGGCCTTATGTATGGAGCTTCTCACAAAGCAG GGCTGGAGCAGTGCCTATTCCATTGAGTCTGTCATCATGCAGATCAATGCGACCCTAGTCAAAGGAAAAGCCAGGGTGCAGTTCGGAGCCAATAAG AATCAGTACAGTCTGGCCAGGGCACAACAGTCATACAAATCCCTGGTGCAGATTCACGAAAAGAATG gcTGGTACACACCTCCTAAAGAAGATGGGTAA